One Lacipirellulaceae bacterium DNA window includes the following coding sequences:
- a CDS encoding ABC transporter ATP-binding protein: protein MLLLEDVRKTYPEPDGGRLEILDVPRLAVERGEQVVLRGRSGCGKTTLLNCIAGLTTVDSGRIELNGRDLVGLPEATRDRFRAEHLGFVFQTFNLLPAFTALENVLLGMTFTKQKADPARAGELLAQVGLEHRLTHKPAALSVGEQQRVAVARALANRPVLLLADEPTANVDPAHQQQVIDLIRDACQQEEVALLLVTHADEVADQFSRVEKLEDINRVVSDRSVSGGAAT, encoded by the coding sequence ATGCTGCTGCTTGAAGACGTCCGCAAAACGTACCCAGAACCCGACGGCGGGCGGCTGGAGATTCTTGATGTGCCGCGGCTGGCCGTTGAGCGGGGGGAGCAGGTTGTCCTGCGGGGGCGGAGCGGCTGCGGGAAGACGACGCTGCTGAACTGCATCGCCGGGCTGACGACCGTCGACTCGGGACGGATCGAACTCAACGGGCGCGACCTCGTCGGACTCCCCGAGGCGACGCGAGATCGGTTCCGGGCGGAGCATCTGGGCTTTGTCTTTCAAACTTTTAATTTACTGCCAGCGTTTACGGCTTTGGAAAACGTCCTGCTAGGAATGACTTTCACGAAGCAGAAGGCCGATCCGGCACGTGCTGGGGAACTGCTCGCGCAGGTCGGGCTCGAGCACCGCCTCACACACAAGCCGGCCGCGCTCTCAGTGGGCGAACAGCAACGCGTTGCCGTGGCCCGGGCGTTGGCGAATCGCCCCGTGCTACTACTGGCCGACGAACCGACAGCGAATGTCGATCCGGCCCATCAGCAGCAAGTGATCGACCTCATCCGTGACGCTTGTCAGCAAGAAGAAGTCGCGTTGCTGCTGGTGACTCACGCCGACGAAGTGGCCGATCAGTTTTCCCGCGTGGAGAAGCTCGAAGACATCAATCGAGTTGTCAGTGATCGTAGTGTCAGCGGGGGGGCGGCGACATGA
- a CDS encoding AMP-dependent synthetase/ligase, producing the protein MWKRLLHARIVSACKSAKPNRHAQREQNLIRTRDITEITCLPQFLTAERLPAGDETALSTICAGQLSSVSWNQVAQDLVRWVRGLEHAGVKRGDYVALVAENSYPWILADLSLQAIGAVSVPLHSSLSFAQYRDLIRHSEAKFLLADTPTRASEIGEEAEVENCTFQEIEASTEQGTSELQEYTCQRNANDLATILYTSGTTGQPRGVMLSFGNLVSNAVAVSDAVASNEQETRLAFLPFSHIYARTCDIGSWLYRGTHLVLAESRETILRDCQLCQPTTLNGVPYFYQKVADGIRAKGNEAEKDPSRSATHCRSDALRTAFGGKIRRLSCGGAGVAPETERFYEQCGLPILSGYGLTEASPVITATAKDEYKAGTVGKPIPGVDLKIDSDGELLVRSPGVMQGYWRDEAATAEVLRDGWLHTGDLAEWAGENLRIIGRKKEILVLNTGKKVVPTAIEQQLTGSPIIEQACVLGNGRKYLTAILVPTPERLKAEIRRQRLWVWSKRRAVTHPKIRDWFRQEIDRCLAQLAHHEQVAKFVIIPRGFSVELGELTPKLSLRRNVIEKNLHKEIESMYLSTQNE; encoded by the coding sequence ATGTGGAAGCGACTTTTGCACGCTAGAATCGTGTCGGCTTGCAAAAGTGCAAAACCTAACCGTCATGCCCAACGGGAGCAAAACCTGATTCGAACCCGCGACATCACCGAGATCACCTGCCTACCGCAGTTCCTCACGGCGGAACGATTGCCCGCCGGTGATGAAACTGCGCTCAGCACGATCTGCGCTGGCCAACTCAGTTCAGTGAGTTGGAACCAAGTCGCCCAGGATCTCGTGCGCTGGGTCCGCGGACTCGAACACGCTGGTGTGAAACGTGGCGACTACGTGGCACTCGTCGCAGAGAACTCCTACCCCTGGATTCTTGCCGACCTATCGCTGCAAGCAATTGGAGCTGTGAGCGTTCCCCTGCACAGCTCTCTCTCATTCGCCCAATATCGCGACCTGATTCGACATTCCGAGGCGAAGTTCCTGCTGGCAGACACGCCGACGCGAGCTTCTGAAATCGGCGAAGAAGCCGAGGTCGAGAATTGCACGTTCCAAGAGATTGAGGCCTCAACAGAGCAAGGCACGAGCGAGCTTCAGGAGTACACCTGCCAACGTAATGCGAACGACTTGGCGACAATCCTCTACACTTCCGGCACAACCGGCCAACCCCGCGGCGTCATGCTCTCGTTCGGCAACCTCGTGAGCAATGCGGTTGCCGTGAGCGACGCGGTGGCTTCAAACGAGCAAGAAACGCGTCTCGCCTTCCTCCCCTTCTCGCACATCTACGCCCGCACGTGCGACATCGGGAGTTGGCTCTATCGCGGCACGCACCTTGTGCTGGCCGAGTCGCGCGAAACAATCCTCCGCGATTGCCAACTTTGCCAACCAACCACTCTCAACGGCGTTCCCTACTTTTACCAAAAGGTTGCCGATGGTATTCGCGCAAAAGGAAATGAAGCCGAGAAGGATCCTAGCCGCAGTGCTACGCACTGCCGGAGCGACGCATTGAGAACTGCCTTTGGAGGCAAAATCCGCCGCCTTAGTTGTGGTGGAGCCGGTGTGGCTCCAGAGACTGAACGATTCTACGAACAGTGCGGCCTGCCGATCCTCTCAGGCTACGGCCTCACCGAAGCTTCGCCGGTGATTACCGCCACAGCGAAAGACGAATACAAAGCTGGTACGGTGGGAAAGCCAATCCCTGGCGTCGACTTGAAGATTGACAGCGATGGTGAACTGCTCGTCCGCTCGCCCGGCGTGATGCAAGGTTACTGGCGCGACGAAGCGGCCACCGCGGAAGTGCTCCGTGACGGCTGGCTCCACACGGGCGACCTCGCCGAATGGGCCGGCGAGAATTTGCGGATCATTGGCCGCAAAAAAGAAATCCTGGTGCTCAACACGGGAAAGAAAGTCGTGCCCACGGCGATTGAGCAGCAGCTCACCGGCTCGCCAATCATCGAACAGGCCTGCGTACTCGGCAACGGCAGAAAATACCTCACCGCGATCCTAGTGCCCACCCCTGAACGCCTGAAAGCAGAAATCCGCCGCCAACGCCTCTGGGTTTGGTCAAAACGCCGCGCGGTAACGCATCCGAAAATCCGCGATTGGTTCCGACAAGAAATCGACCGCTGCCTCGCCCAACTGGCACATCACGAGCAAGTTGCTAAGTTCGTAATCATCCCCCGCGGTTTCTCAGTGGAGCTCGGCGAGCTGACCCCGAAACTAAGTTTGCGACGAAATGTTATCGAAAAGAACCTGCACAAGGAAATCGAGTCCATGTATTTATCAACACAAAATGAATAG
- a CDS encoding DUF3299 domain-containing protein has protein sequence MNLAERLLLLCSLTLIVSGCNQSPGATSTQVPSENYEGETGQASENEAAAAKTRDARSDRIEEASFDDIKFEMEKTDPFKRELFTPQVEEMFGKRIRIRGWMLNTPRDHGIKEFVLVRHNMECCFGPGAYLYDCIYVRMQDGATTSFTTRQIAVEGRFRFEELIDPVNGNHLAIYALDGERVK, from the coding sequence ATGAACCTCGCTGAGCGACTACTGCTGCTTTGTAGCTTGACGCTGATCGTCTCTGGTTGCAATCAGTCTCCTGGCGCTACTTCAACCCAGGTGCCGAGCGAAAACTACGAGGGCGAAACGGGACAGGCATCTGAAAATGAGGCGGCCGCGGCGAAGACCCGCGATGCTCGGTCGGACCGGATCGAAGAGGCTTCGTTCGACGACATCAAATTCGAGATGGAGAAGACGGATCCGTTCAAGCGCGAACTCTTCACACCACAAGTCGAGGAGATGTTCGGTAAGCGGATTCGGATTCGCGGTTGGATGCTTAACACGCCGCGCGACCACGGAATCAAGGAGTTCGTGCTCGTCAGGCACAACATGGAATGTTGTTTCGGTCCGGGTGCCTACTTGTACGATTGCATCTACGTGCGGATGCAAGATGGAGCAACAACAAGCTTCACAACGCGGCAAATCGCTGTCGAGGGCCGATTTCGCTTTGAGGAGCTCATCGATCCCGTGAATGGCAACCACTTGGCGATTTACGCGCTCGATGGTGAGCGAGTGAAATAG
- a CDS encoding FtsX-like permease family protein, with translation MSYWKIAWRNLQQRALASTLTGLSMALGVALMILVLVIHGVVVNQLSNDAQGYHVIVGGGKGSKFEVVLSTVFHLGTPLYPISYSYYEQFTVGKFAGYTELAVPICLGDSYEANDGSRLRVVATTPDMFKISYAADKEYKFAEGENFKRENFYEAVLGSVAAYKTGLKVGDKFRPAHGISSDQGEHDKFTVVGVLEPTGTANDRAMFINMEGFYLQEGHSLTARKPVENPVVLGSDAAKKRRVDVGGKLPSTGETEGNVLAVLGPTGTANDELVYAPTNDYDASASQAEVVEEPLPLAADGTEPLPRAQREVTSILILCKNPFFAGEIDRQINKGADRTVQVVSPRGVVEQLAEGFLAPMRMILLVLTVMIVIVAGISILVSIYNSMSERSHDIAVMRALGAKRSAVMLIVLFESVLLALLGGVAGMLLGHGILAIASPLVESYTGVIVAPWQTTPEEWLLVPGLLAFAALVGFLPALTAYRTDVAKTLGGTR, from the coding sequence ATGAGCTATTGGAAGATCGCCTGGCGAAACCTCCAGCAGCGGGCACTTGCGTCGACGCTCACCGGTTTGTCGATGGCTTTGGGCGTCGCGTTGATGATCCTCGTGCTGGTGATTCATGGCGTGGTGGTGAATCAGCTCTCCAACGACGCCCAGGGCTACCACGTGATCGTCGGGGGAGGGAAAGGGAGTAAGTTTGAAGTGGTGCTGAGTACCGTCTTCCATTTGGGAACGCCGCTCTATCCGATTTCCTACAGCTACTACGAACAGTTCACCGTCGGCAAGTTCGCAGGCTATACCGAACTTGCCGTGCCCATCTGCCTGGGCGACAGCTACGAGGCGAACGACGGCAGCCGGCTTCGCGTCGTGGCGACCACGCCGGATATGTTTAAGATTTCCTACGCGGCAGACAAAGAGTACAAGTTTGCCGAAGGTGAGAACTTCAAGCGAGAGAACTTCTACGAAGCGGTGCTAGGTTCCGTCGCCGCCTATAAGACGGGCCTGAAAGTCGGCGATAAGTTCCGTCCAGCGCACGGCATCAGCAGCGATCAGGGTGAGCACGATAAGTTCACCGTCGTCGGCGTGCTGGAGCCAACGGGCACGGCGAACGACCGTGCGATGTTCATCAACATGGAAGGTTTTTATCTGCAAGAAGGCCATTCGCTGACGGCGAGAAAGCCGGTTGAGAACCCCGTCGTGTTGGGTTCCGACGCGGCGAAGAAACGACGTGTCGACGTCGGCGGGAAGTTGCCTTCGACGGGCGAGACCGAGGGCAACGTGCTAGCCGTGCTTGGTCCCACGGGTACCGCGAATGACGAACTGGTTTACGCCCCGACCAACGATTACGACGCATCCGCCTCCCAAGCCGAAGTCGTTGAAGAGCCGCTTCCCTTGGCTGCTGACGGGACAGAACCTTTGCCGCGAGCGCAACGGGAAGTGACTTCGATTCTGATTCTGTGCAAGAACCCCTTCTTCGCCGGCGAGATCGATCGTCAGATCAACAAAGGTGCCGACCGAACTGTCCAAGTCGTTTCCCCCCGCGGAGTTGTCGAGCAACTGGCCGAAGGTTTTCTCGCCCCGATGCGAATGATTCTGCTGGTGCTGACAGTGATGATCGTCATTGTCGCGGGGATCAGCATTTTGGTCAGCATTTACAACTCGATGAGCGAACGGAGCCACGACATCGCCGTGATGCGAGCCCTGGGAGCCAAGCGTTCTGCCGTGATGCTGATTGTGCTTTTCGAGTCGGTCCTGCTAGCATTGCTAGGTGGCGTGGCAGGCATGTTGCTCGGCCACGGCATCCTGGCGATAGCCAGCCCGCTCGTGGAAAGTTACACCGGAGTGATCGTCGCCCCCTGGCAGACGACCCCCGAGGAATGGTTGCTGGTCCCCGGGCTGCTGGCTTTCGCGGCGTTGGTCGGTTTCCTGCCTGCATTGACGGCTTATCGGACCGACGTGGCCAAAACGCTGGGCGGCACGCGGTAA
- a CDS encoding C-terminal binding protein: MPKFKTLYTDFPWADADIERDRLAELDCELAISPDNKEETLIELAPGSDCIITCWAPTTARVIAATGKCRHIARTGIGLDNIDVEYATEHGIVVTNVPDYCILEVAEQTIASIFSLARNVHGYHLATKSGEYDLVKGLPVNRVAGKTLGIVGLGKTGSLVAEKALALGMEVVGNNRSQQVPEGVKWLPFEELLAVSDYVSLHAPLTDATRRLMNHTAFAQMKPTAALINTSRGGLVDHDALAHALEDNRLAGAALDVQDPEPPDLSQPPWNHPKVLITPHTAFLSPEAVTELRERVGQQVVDFLSGKRPENVINPEVF; encoded by the coding sequence ATGCCAAAATTCAAAACTCTCTACACCGACTTCCCCTGGGCCGATGCCGACATCGAGCGTGACAGGCTTGCTGAACTAGATTGCGAGCTGGCCATCTCGCCCGATAACAAAGAGGAAACACTGATTGAGCTGGCTCCCGGTTCGGACTGCATCATTACCTGCTGGGCTCCAACCACTGCCCGCGTGATTGCCGCGACAGGCAAGTGTCGACACATCGCGCGGACCGGAATCGGGCTCGACAACATCGATGTCGAATATGCCACCGAGCACGGGATCGTCGTCACCAACGTGCCCGACTACTGCATCCTCGAAGTGGCTGAGCAAACGATCGCCTCAATTTTCTCACTGGCTCGCAACGTTCATGGCTACCATCTGGCCACCAAGTCGGGCGAGTACGATCTGGTGAAGGGACTGCCGGTGAATCGGGTAGCGGGCAAGACATTGGGCATCGTGGGCTTGGGGAAAACCGGCTCGCTCGTTGCCGAGAAAGCACTCGCTTTAGGAATGGAAGTCGTAGGCAATAACCGCTCACAGCAAGTTCCCGAGGGAGTCAAGTGGTTGCCGTTTGAGGAGCTATTGGCAGTCAGCGATTACGTTTCGCTCCACGCACCGCTGACCGACGCAACACGCCGTCTGATGAACCACACCGCCTTCGCTCAAATGAAGCCGACCGCCGCGCTGATCAACACTTCCCGTGGTGGTCTGGTCGACCATGATGCTTTGGCTCACGCGCTCGAGGACAACCGTCTCGCCGGAGCTGCACTCGACGTGCAAGATCCCGAACCGCCGGACCTCTCGCAGCCGCCGTGGAATCACCCGAAGGTCCTCATCACCCCCCACACTGCGTTCCTCTCGCCAGAGGCGGTCACCGAACTTCGAGAACGGGTCGGCCAACAAGTGGTTGATTTCCTTTCTGGCAAACGGCCAGAGAATGTTATCAATCCCGAAGTCTTTTGA